A single genomic interval of Pseudomonadota bacterium harbors:
- a CDS encoding amidohydrolase family protein, translating into MAEPLRTTLPFDPTPQAPKHKTPPGACDCHAHVFGPFDRFPLQAKRGYTPGLASKYDYRRMLDRIGVARGVLVQPSVYGTDNRAMEEALAADPKRLRGVAVLEPTVSEAELDRLHALGVRAIRLSDSMVGAVSLRHLEPMATRLKPRGWHIQLMVDVTADPALVERVAHLAVPAVFDHMGSMRPEKGLGDPGFRGLLQLLAKRGCWVKLSGPYLDPKARPPYAAVTPIASALAAAAPDRCLWGTDWPHPAVASHMPDDGQLLDLIAEWVPDAASRRRILVDNPASLYQF; encoded by the coding sequence ATGGCCGAGCCGCTCCGCACCACCCTTCCCTTCGATCCGACGCCGCAAGCGCCCAAGCACAAGACCCCGCCGGGGGCGTGCGATTGCCACGCCCATGTGTTCGGACCCTTCGATCGGTTTCCGCTCCAGGCGAAGCGCGGCTACACGCCGGGTCTCGCCAGCAAGTACGACTATCGGAGAATGCTGGATCGGATCGGTGTTGCCCGCGGCGTCCTGGTGCAGCCTTCGGTCTACGGCACCGACAACCGCGCCATGGAGGAGGCCCTCGCCGCCGATCCCAAGCGGCTGCGCGGCGTGGCCGTGCTCGAGCCCACGGTGAGCGAGGCCGAGCTCGATCGCCTGCACGCGCTCGGCGTGCGCGCCATCCGCCTCTCCGACAGCATGGTGGGTGCCGTCTCGCTCCGGCATCTGGAGCCCATGGCGACACGGCTCAAGCCCCGGGGCTGGCACATTCAGCTGATGGTCGACGTGACCGCCGATCCCGCCTTGGTCGAGCGGGTGGCCCACCTTGCGGTGCCGGCCGTGTTCGATCACATGGGATCGATGCGGCCGGAGAAGGGCCTGGGCGATCCGGGTTTCCGCGGCTTGCTGCAGCTCCTCGCCAAGCGCGGCTGCTGGGTCAAGCTGTCCGGCCCCTATCTCGATCCGAAGGCGCGCCCGCCCTATGCCGCGGTCACGCCGATCGCATCGGCCCTGGCGGCGGCGGCACCGGACCGCTGCCTCTGGGGCACGGACTGGCCGCATCCGGCGGTCGCCAGCCACATGCCCGACGACGGCCAGCTCCTCGACCTCATCGCCGAGTGGGTGCCGGACGCGGCGAGCCGTCGGCGCATCCTCGTCGACAACCCGGCATCGCTTTATCAGTTCTGA
- a CDS encoding nucleoside deaminase, translating into MRRAIALSAEKMREGVGGPFGAVIARDGTVIACGHNQVTSAKDPTAHAEVVAIRAACEALGSFSLAGCEIYTSCEPCPMCLGAIYWARLDCVYYANTRADAAAIGFDDARIYQEFQAGIDDRSVPLIRLGSEEAKLVFQEWLAKPDKIRY; encoded by the coding sequence ATGCGCCGCGCCATCGCCCTGTCCGCCGAGAAGATGCGGGAGGGTGTCGGCGGGCCGTTCGGCGCCGTCATCGCGCGCGACGGCACCGTCATCGCCTGTGGACATAACCAGGTTACCTCGGCCAAGGATCCGACCGCGCATGCCGAGGTCGTGGCGATCAGGGCGGCCTGCGAGGCGCTCGGCTCCTTCAGCCTCGCCGGTTGCGAGATCTATACCAGCTGCGAGCCGTGCCCGATGTGCCTCGGCGCCATCTATTGGGCGCGGCTGGACTGCGTCTACTATGCCAACACGCGTGCCGACGCGGCGGCGATCGGTTTCGACGATGCCCGCATCTACCAAGAGTTTCAGGCCGGCATCGACGACCGCTCGGTGCCTCTCATCCGGCTCGGCTCCGAGGAGGCGAAGCTGGTGTTCCAGGAGTGGTTGGCGAAGCCAGACAAGATTCGGTACTGA
- a CDS encoding urate hydroxylase PuuD, which translates to MSAIDIVLTEWLSAGLRWLHVLAGISWIGSSFYFIHLDLSLRPTPGRPEGTQGEAWQVHGGGFYNMVKYLVAPARLPRELTWFKWEAYTTWLSGFSLLIVTYYWSADLFFVDRAVLDIGTAAAITLSLGTLLAGWLAYEAMCRSSLGRDEVRLALVGFVFLVGLAWGFTHAFSGRGAFIQMGALIGTMMVANVFVVIIPNQKRVVAALLAGAAPDPDLGKQAKQRSVHNNYLTLPVVFLMLANHYPLFFATRYNWLIFAIVLLIGFIIRHFYNLRHAGLPNPWWTWVAAAIGMAAIAFLSWAGARSGGAAAASGTPPPSFDQVAEIIATRCSMCHMAEPVWNGFIHAPDDVLLDTPDDIAARARQIMIFAVLTDAMPPGNVTLITEEERRLVGAGLAGRAAWWPGVRP; encoded by the coding sequence ATGAGCGCGATCGACATCGTCCTGACCGAGTGGCTGAGCGCCGGGCTGCGCTGGCTGCACGTCCTTGCCGGCATTTCCTGGATCGGCAGCTCGTTCTATTTCATCCATCTCGATCTCAGTCTCAGGCCCACGCCTGGGCGCCCCGAGGGCACCCAGGGCGAGGCCTGGCAGGTGCATGGCGGCGGCTTCTATAACATGGTGAAGTACCTGGTGGCGCCGGCGCGCCTGCCCAGGGAGCTCACCTGGTTCAAATGGGAGGCCTATACGACTTGGCTCAGCGGCTTCTCGCTGCTGATCGTGACCTATTACTGGAGCGCCGATCTCTTCTTTGTCGACCGCGCGGTGCTCGACATCGGCACCGCCGCCGCGATCACCCTCAGCCTCGGCACGCTCCTTGCCGGCTGGCTCGCCTACGAGGCGATGTGCCGCTCTTCCCTCGGCCGTGACGAGGTCCGTCTCGCGCTGGTCGGCTTTGTCTTCCTAGTAGGACTCGCCTGGGGCTTTACGCACGCCTTCAGCGGTCGCGGCGCCTTCATTCAGATGGGGGCGCTCATCGGCACGATGATGGTGGCGAACGTTTTCGTCGTCATCATCCCCAATCAGAAAAGGGTCGTGGCGGCGTTGCTCGCCGGGGCGGCACCCGATCCGGACCTCGGCAAGCAGGCGAAGCAGCGCTCGGTCCACAACAACTACCTGACCTTGCCGGTCGTCTTCCTGATGCTCGCCAACCACTATCCGCTGTTCTTCGCCACCCGTTACAACTGGCTCATCTTCGCGATCGTGCTGCTGATCGGCTTCATCATCCGCCATTTCTACAATTTGCGTCATGCGGGTTTGCCGAACCCGTGGTGGACCTGGGTCGCCGCGGCGATCGGCATGGCGGCGATCGCCTTTCTCTCCTGGGCGGGCGCACGCTCCGGGGGCGCCGCCGCGGCGTCCGGCACGCCGCCCCCATCTTTCGATCAGGTCGCCGAGATCATCGCCACGCGCTGCAGCATGTGCCATATGGCCGAGCCCGTCTGGAACGGCTTCATCCACGCCCCCGACGATGTGCTGCTCGATACGCCCGACGACATTGCGGCGCGCGCGCGGCAAATCATGATCTTTGCCGTGCTGACCGACGCGATGCCGCCCGGCAACGTCACCCTGATTACCGAGGAGGAAAGGCGGCTGGTTGGCGCGGGCCTGGCCGGTCGCGCGGCGTGGTGGCCGGGCGTGAGACCATGA
- the uraD gene encoding 2-oxo-4-hydroxy-4-carboxy-5-ureidoimidazoline decarboxylase — MSGTARTVSLTTLNALSVADLSQHLGNVYEHAPWVAAAAAAARPFATTVALHQAMSAAIHQASEAERLAFVRGHPDLAGKAARTGALTADSTGEQASAGLDQLGEAEFAAFHRLNDAYRAKFGFPFIICVRRHTRASILASFEKRLAHAPATELATALDEIDRIAALRLDALVTGEGRLNLAGRLSTHVLDTLAGRSAAGLAIELRELSASGGDRLVARAVTNEDGRTDAPLIAGRPVPIGRYELAFAVGDYFADRGVRVADPPFLDIVPIRFSVAEAEGRYHVPLLITPWSYSTYRGS, encoded by the coding sequence ATGAGCGGCACGGCGCGGACCGTGTCGCTGACGACGCTGAACGCGCTTTCGGTGGCCGATTTATCCCAGCACCTCGGCAACGTCTACGAGCATGCACCCTGGGTCGCCGCAGCGGCGGCGGCGGCGCGCCCCTTCGCGACGACCGTCGCCCTCCACCAAGCCATGAGCGCGGCAATTCACCAAGCCTCCGAGGCCGAGCGTCTGGCCTTCGTCCGCGGCCATCCCGATCTCGCGGGCAAGGCGGCACGGACCGGCGCGCTCACCGCGGACTCGACCGGCGAGCAGGCGAGCGCCGGGCTCGACCAGCTCGGCGAAGCGGAGTTCGCCGCGTTCCACCGCCTCAACGACGCCTACCGGGCAAAGTTCGGCTTTCCCTTCATCATCTGCGTCCGTCGCCACACCAGGGCGTCGATCCTGGCGAGTTTCGAGAAGCGTCTCGCCCACGCGCCCGCGACCGAGCTCGCGACCGCGCTCGACGAGATCGATCGCATCGCCGCCCTGCGCCTCGACGCGCTCGTCACCGGCGAGGGACGGCTCAACCTCGCCGGTCGCCTGTCGACGCATGTGCTCGACACCCTTGCCGGGAGGTCCGCCGCCGGCCTCGCCATCGAGCTGCGCGAGCTCTCGGCGAGCGGCGGCGATCGTCTTGTCGCGCGCGCCGTCACCAATGAGGACGGCCGCACCGACGCTCCGCTCATTGCCGGTCGCCCGGTGCCGATCGGTCGCTACGAGCTCGCCTTCGCGGTCGGCGACTACTTTGCCGATCGCGGCGTCCGCGTCGCCGACCCGCCCTTCCTAGACATCGTGCCGATCCGTTTTTCCGTCGCCGAGGCGGAAGGCCGCTATCACGTGCCGCTGCTGATCACGCCCTGGTCCTATTCGACCTATCGCGGGAGCTGA
- the xdhA gene encoding xanthine dehydrogenase small subunit encodes MGGEIRFLLNGAPRRLADVAPTTTVLDYLRGAERACGTKEGCAEGDCGACTIALGEPAGMGIRWRAINACVAFLPQIDGTILLTVEGLAGRSSLHPVQQAMVDNEGSQCGFCTPGFVMALFAFQHGGEAADEEAVHEALAGNLCRCTGYRPIVAAARQIAGKPDRFDAAESALLDALAPLRRTEEIALKHGGESFFAPASLDRLLALRAERPAAHLLAGGTDLALLVTKDYRALESVILVTRVPELREIKVEADALTLGAAVTYTDALPVIERHWPSLARLVKRIGSRQIRNLGTIGGNIANASPIGDMPPGLIALGATVALRSRTGRRVLPLEDFFLDYRRTALAKDEIVEAVRIPLPHGEQFRTYKIAKRWDQDISAVCGAYSITLDGSRIAAARIVYGGMAATPRRALRAEHALIGRAWSEAAVEMAAAALAEDFHPIGDWRASAAYRTQVAGNLLRRFWLETVRSDLPLDVMAL; translated from the coding sequence ATGGGTGGCGAGATCCGTTTCCTGCTGAACGGCGCCCCGCGGCGTCTCGCGGATGTGGCGCCGACGACGACGGTGCTCGACTATCTGCGTGGTGCGGAGCGCGCCTGCGGCACCAAGGAGGGCTGTGCCGAGGGCGATTGCGGCGCCTGCACGATCGCCCTCGGCGAGCCGGCGGGAATGGGGATCCGTTGGCGCGCGATCAATGCCTGCGTCGCTTTCCTGCCGCAGATCGACGGTACGATCCTGCTGACCGTCGAGGGCCTCGCCGGGCGGAGCTCGCTTCACCCGGTTCAACAGGCGATGGTCGACAATGAGGGCAGCCAATGCGGATTTTGCACACCCGGCTTCGTCATGGCGCTCTTCGCCTTCCAGCATGGCGGCGAGGCGGCCGATGAGGAGGCGGTGCACGAGGCGCTCGCCGGCAATCTCTGTCGTTGCACCGGTTATCGGCCAATTGTCGCCGCGGCGCGCCAGATCGCCGGCAAGCCGGACCGGTTCGATGCGGCGGAATCGGCGCTGCTGGACGCGCTGGCGCCGCTCCGCCGCACCGAGGAGATCGCGCTCAAGCATGGCGGCGAGAGCTTCTTCGCGCCGGCCTCGCTCGATCGGCTGCTCGCGTTGCGGGCAGAGCGGCCCGCGGCGCATCTCCTCGCGGGCGGCACCGACCTCGCGCTTCTGGTGACCAAGGACTATCGTGCGCTGGAGAGCGTCATCCTGGTGACGCGCGTGCCGGAGCTGCGCGAGATCAAGGTCGAGGCCGATGCCCTCACGCTCGGCGCCGCCGTGACCTATACCGACGCCCTGCCGGTCATCGAGCGCCATTGGCCGTCCTTGGCACGCCTGGTCAAGCGGATCGGCTCCCGTCAGATCCGCAATCTCGGCACGATCGGCGGCAACATCGCCAATGCCTCGCCGATCGGTGACATGCCGCCGGGCCTCATCGCGCTTGGGGCCACGGTCGCCCTGCGCTCCCGCACCGGGCGCCGCGTGCTGCCGCTCGAAGACTTCTTCCTCGACTATCGCCGGACCGCCCTGGCCAAGGACGAGATCGTCGAGGCCGTGCGCATCCCGCTGCCGCACGGGGAGCAGTTTCGCACCTATAAGATCGCCAAGCGCTGGGACCAGGACATCTCGGCGGTCTGCGGCGCCTACAGCATCACCCTCGACGGCAGCCGCATCGCTGCCGCGCGCATCGTCTATGGCGGCATGGCGGCGACGCCGCGCCGGGCGTTGCGGGCGGAGCATGCGCTGATCGGTCGGGCGTGGAGCGAAGCGGCCGTCGAGATGGCCGCGGCGGCGCTGGCCGAAGATTTCCACCCGATCGGCGACTGGCGCGCCAGCGCGGCCTATCGCACGCAGGTCGCCGGCAACTTGCTGCGGCGGTTCTGGCTCGAGACGGTGCGTTCCGACCTTCCGCTCGATGTGATGGCGCTATGA
- the xdhB gene encoding xanthine dehydrogenase molybdopterin binding subunit, producing MSETPTGGISGAPGTPRPHDSARLHVAGTARFIDDMPEPPGLLHCKLVVSSHAHARILGIDATAALAHPGVAAVLSAADIPGVNDIAPILKDEPCLAAGIAAYAGQAVAIVAAESLAAARQAAKCVAVDYAELPATLTIEAALAAESYVAPPQIMQRGDPAGALAAAPHRLTGRLRTGGQDHFYLEGQVALAIPREDGGMLVYSSTQHPTEVQHGVAHLLSLPNAAVTVEVRRMGGAFGGKESQATQIAGMAALVALRTGRPAKLRLARDDDMIVTGKRHDFLLDWEIGFDAEGRILALDMRLAARAGNVADLSPAVLGRALCHVDNVYFLPHVRLSGYACKTNTVSNTAFRGFGGPQGMIGTEVMIEEIARHRQLPIATVRERNYYGAPPRATTPYGQSVTDNIIAPLTAKLAASAALAERRAAIDAFNRTSPVIRKGLATFAVKFGISFNLPTLNQAGALVHVYTDGSVLLNHGGTEMGQGLFVKVAQVVADVFQIDIERIQVSATATDKVPNTSATAASSGSDLNGMAAYNAAIEIRGRMAHVAAAELDVSIDRIVFSQNRVHGGGRSMRFAELAKLAWSQRVSLSATGFYRTPKLSWDRARLRGRPFYYFAYGVAASEVAIDCLTGEHRVLRTDIVHDCGRSLNPAIDRGQIEGGFVQGMGWLTMEELWWDEKGHLRTHAPSTYKIPGSRDVPVDFRVHILEDSPNTEPTIFRSKAVGEPPLMLAISVWLALRDAVASLSDHQSPVHLDAPATPERILAAVTEMRERAAAPIAPAQATEPVPA from the coding sequence ATGAGCGAGACTCCGACCGGCGGCATCTCCGGCGCTCCCGGCACGCCCAGGCCTCACGACAGCGCCAGGCTCCATGTCGCCGGCACCGCACGTTTCATCGACGACATGCCCGAGCCGCCGGGCCTTCTGCATTGCAAGCTGGTGGTAAGCTCGCACGCCCATGCCCGCATCCTCGGCATCGACGCCACGGCGGCGCTGGCGCACCCCGGCGTCGCTGCTGTGCTGAGCGCGGCGGACATTCCCGGCGTCAATGACATCGCCCCGATCCTCAAGGACGAGCCATGCCTCGCCGCGGGGATCGCGGCGTATGCGGGTCAGGCTGTCGCGATCGTCGCGGCCGAGAGCCTCGCGGCAGCGCGGCAGGCGGCAAAGTGCGTCGCGGTCGACTACGCGGAGCTGCCGGCGACGCTCACGATCGAGGCGGCGCTCGCCGCGGAGAGCTACGTGGCGCCGCCGCAGATCATGCAGCGCGGCGATCCTGCCGGCGCGCTCGCCGCCGCGCCCCACCGCCTGACCGGGCGGCTCCGCACCGGCGGACAAGATCATTTCTATCTCGAAGGGCAGGTTGCGCTGGCGATCCCGCGCGAGGACGGCGGCATGCTGGTCTACAGCTCGACGCAGCATCCGACCGAGGTGCAGCACGGCGTCGCCCATTTGCTGAGCCTGCCCAACGCCGCGGTGACGGTCGAGGTGCGGCGAATGGGCGGCGCCTTCGGCGGCAAGGAGAGCCAGGCGACGCAGATCGCCGGGATGGCGGCGCTCGTCGCCCTGCGGACCGGACGACCGGCAAAGCTGCGCCTGGCGCGCGACGACGATATGATCGTGACGGGAAAGCGCCACGACTTCCTCCTCGACTGGGAAATCGGCTTCGACGCGGAGGGGCGCATTCTCGCCCTCGACATGCGCCTGGCCGCGCGCGCCGGCAATGTCGCCGATCTGTCGCCCGCGGTGCTGGGCCGCGCGCTCTGCCATGTCGACAACGTGTATTTCCTCCCTCATGTCCGGCTCAGCGGCTATGCCTGCAAGACCAACACCGTGTCGAACACTGCCTTCCGCGGCTTCGGCGGCCCGCAGGGAATGATCGGGACGGAGGTCATGATCGAAGAGATCGCCCGCCACCGGCAGCTTCCAATCGCGACGGTGCGGGAACGCAACTATTACGGAGCGCCGCCGCGTGCGACGACGCCCTATGGCCAGTCGGTCACGGACAACATCATCGCACCTTTGACGGCGAAGCTGGCGGCGAGCGCCGCGCTCGCCGAGCGCCGCGCCGCCATCGACGCCTTCAACCGGACGAGCCCGGTGATCCGCAAGGGGCTTGCGACCTTCGCCGTCAAATTCGGCATTTCCTTCAACCTCCCGACGCTCAACCAGGCGGGCGCCCTCGTGCACGTCTATACCGACGGCAGCGTCCTTCTCAATCACGGCGGCACCGAGATGGGGCAGGGGCTGTTCGTCAAGGTCGCACAGGTGGTCGCCGATGTTTTCCAGATCGACATCGAGCGAATCCAGGTTAGCGCCACGGCGACCGACAAGGTGCCGAACACTTCGGCCACCGCCGCCTCCTCGGGCTCCGATCTCAACGGCATGGCGGCCTACAATGCGGCGATCGAGATCCGCGGCCGCATGGCTCATGTCGCCGCGGCCGAGCTTGATGTGTCGATCGATCGGATCGTCTTTTCACAAAACCGCGTCCATGGCGGCGGCCGGTCGATGCGCTTCGCCGAGCTGGCCAAGCTCGCCTGGAGCCAGCGCGTCTCGCTTTCGGCGACCGGCTTCTACCGCACGCCAAAGCTTTCTTGGGACCGCGCGCGCCTGCGGGGCAGGCCCTTCTATTATTTCGCTTATGGCGTCGCCGCCTCGGAGGTCGCGATCGACTGCCTGACCGGCGAGCACCGTGTGCTGCGCACCGATATCGTCCATGACTGCGGCCGCTCGCTCAACCCGGCGATTGATCGCGGTCAGATCGAAGGCGGCTTCGTCCAGGGCATGGGCTGGCTGACGATGGAGGAGCTGTGGTGGGACGAGAAGGGGCATCTTAGGACCCATGCTCCCTCGACCTACAAAATTCCCGGCAGCCGTGACGTACCCGTGGATTTCCGTGTCCACATTCTCGAGGACTCGCCCAACACGGAGCCGACCATCTTCCGCTCCAAGGCCGTCGGCGAGCCGCCGCTGATGCTGGCGATCTCCGTCTGGCTTGCCTTGCGCGACGCCGTCGCGAGCCTCTCCGACCACCAGTCTCCCGTCCATCTCGACGCTCCGGCGACGCCCGAGCGCATCCTTGCTGCCGTCACCGAAATGCGCGAGCGTGCGGCGGCACCGATCGCGCCCGCTCAGGCAACCGAGCCGGTCCCGGCGTGA
- a CDS encoding dihydrodipicolinate synthase family protein, with protein MKTSPVALADLSNSVMAVLPLGRHGDLSIDKPENTRLIRHVEAGGVSTLLYGGNANFYHVGLYEFAGILDFLAEAAAPGSWVIPSVGPDFGKMLDQADVLRSRAFPTAMVMPPAAPMTQAGVEAGVQSFATRFGRPVILYIKSEGQIAPEGVKRLVDAGVIAAVKYAIARSDPKEDRYLQRLVHLIDRKSIVSGMGERPALVHMRDFDLAGFTSGSVCIAPRSARAMLQACRRKDWAAAERLRQFFIPLEDFREKLSFITVLHEAVTLSGIADMGVVLPLLSNLEPQHHFALKKLVTALIASDRAAAAAAAA; from the coding sequence ATGAAGACCTCTCCGGTCGCGCTGGCCGATCTGTCGAACTCGGTCATGGCCGTATTGCCCCTGGGGCGCCATGGCGATCTGTCGATCGACAAGCCGGAGAACACCCGGCTCATCCGCCATGTGGAAGCCGGCGGCGTCAGCACGCTCCTCTATGGCGGCAACGCCAATTTCTATCATGTCGGCCTCTACGAGTTCGCCGGCATCCTCGATTTCCTGGCGGAGGCCGCAGCACCGGGAAGCTGGGTCATTCCCTCCGTCGGTCCGGATTTCGGCAAGATGCTGGACCAGGCCGACGTGCTTAGGAGCCGCGCATTTCCGACCGCCATGGTGATGCCGCCGGCCGCGCCGATGACCCAGGCCGGCGTCGAGGCGGGGGTGCAGAGCTTCGCCACGCGCTTCGGCCGTCCGGTCATCCTCTATATCAAGAGCGAGGGCCAGATCGCGCCCGAAGGTGTGAAGCGCCTCGTCGATGCGGGCGTGATCGCCGCGGTCAAATACGCAATCGCCCGCTCCGATCCGAAGGAGGACCGGTATCTCCAGCGCCTGGTCCATCTCATCGACCGCAAGAGCATCGTCAGCGGCATGGGCGAGCGGCCGGCGCTGGTGCATATGCGCGACTTCGATCTCGCCGGCTTCACTTCGGGCTCGGTATGCATCGCGCCCCGCAGCGCGCGGGCGATGCTGCAGGCTTGCCGGCGCAAGGACTGGGCCGCGGCCGAGCGGCTGCGCCAGTTCTTCATCCCGCTCGAAGATTTCCGCGAGAAGCTCAGCTTCATCACCGTGCTGCACGAGGCCGTGACCTTGTCGGGGATTGCCGATATGGGCGTGGTGTTGCCGCTCTTGAGCAATCTCGAGCCGCAGCATCACTTCGCGCTGAAGAAGCTGGTGACCGCGCTCATCGCTTCCGATCGGGCGGCAGCCGCGGCAGCGGCGGCCTGA
- a CDS encoding NAD(P)-dependent oxidoreductase produces the protein MAAKPILLTGAAGALGRYLRPKLIEAYGRLRSADKVSFAPALNGEEQVVCDLHDLAAVERMVEGTEAILHFGAYSVEADWETILHSNIIGTYNVFEAARRKGIKRLVFASSNHAIGFHTVETRLDATSLQKPDSYYGVSKAFGEDLGSLYVDKHNLEVACLRIGSCLPEPKEARHLSTWLSYPDLLRLIQACLEAPFLGFTIMYGMSNNTRSWWDNSLSPHVAYRPEDNAETYAKQILSHGDPRPEGDPARRFHGGPFTSDGYVRR, from the coding sequence ATGGCGGCAAAGCCGATCCTCTTGACCGGTGCGGCGGGCGCGCTCGGCCGCTATCTCCGGCCGAAGCTGATCGAGGCCTATGGCCGCTTGCGCAGCGCCGACAAGGTGAGCTTCGCGCCGGCGCTCAATGGCGAGGAGCAGGTCGTCTGCGACCTCCACGATCTCGCGGCGGTCGAGCGCATGGTCGAGGGCACGGAAGCGATCCTGCATTTCGGCGCCTATTCCGTCGAGGCCGATTGGGAGACGATCCTCCACTCCAACATCATCGGCACCTACAACGTCTTCGAGGCGGCACGGCGCAAAGGTATCAAGCGCCTGGTCTTCGCCTCCTCCAACCACGCCATCGGCTTTCACACCGTCGAGACCAGGCTCGATGCCACCTCGCTGCAGAAGCCGGACAGCTATTACGGCGTCTCCAAGGCGTTCGGCGAGGATCTCGGCAGCCTCTATGTCGACAAGCACAACCTCGAGGTCGCCTGCCTCAGGATCGGCTCCTGCTTGCCCGAGCCGAAGGAGGCTCGCCATCTCTCGACCTGGCTCAGCTATCCCGATTTGCTTCGCCTCATCCAAGCTTGTCTGGAGGCGCCGTTCCTCGGCTTCACCATCATGTACGGCATGTCCAACAACACCAGAAGCTGGTGGGACAATTCGCTCTCGCCCCATGTCGCCTACCGGCCAGAGGACAATGCCGAGACCTACGCCAAGCAGATCCTGAGCCATGGCGATCCGCGGCCGGAAGGCGATCCGGCGCGCCGCTTCCATGGCGGCCCGTTCACCAGCGACGGCTACGTCCGGCGCTGA
- a CDS encoding pentapeptide repeat-containing protein, with translation MGGVAGQQNEEPKRFVRIDDDALKDALDCHLRFIKGARGGRRATLARRDLSNRDLTGVNLAGADLTGAKLAGTKLTRAALANVILFGADLRSITAQGIDLTKADLRGACLSGADLTNAILTEADMREGEVAYVEEGDLTTNRQKLTPSDMTAAVMRRADLSRARFSKASGAQVDLSDAVLRGARMNGADLRNANLTGAILVQADLTDSNLSGATLFGAVLTDSTLTRADVTGAKLFGTIMNGDISKSGAKGTPVKPGTPPPKPIAEMIAAHLEWVESGGAKGVRLELPGADLKGADFRDANLAGAKLTGAELARANFSGARLLFADFGFCDMRDAKLRRADLRGADFSRAFAGGADLSEAILGLHGKGSSDPVRPTKLTKARLWSVRLKGAHLCRVDLSGVDLTGADLTQADLREADLRGATVTPEQLAVAITTLSGTAD, from the coding sequence ATGGGCGGTGTGGCGGGGCAGCAGAACGAAGAGCCGAAACGGTTCGTCAGGATCGACGACGACGCGCTCAAGGACGCCCTCGACTGCCATCTGCGCTTCATCAAGGGTGCGCGCGGCGGACGGCGCGCGACCCTCGCCCGGCGCGATCTTTCGAACCGCGACCTGACCGGGGTCAATCTCGCCGGCGCCGATTTGACCGGGGCCAAGCTCGCCGGCACCAAGCTTACCCGGGCCGCCCTGGCCAATGTCATCCTGTTCGGCGCCGATCTGCGCTCCATCACCGCGCAAGGGATTGACCTGACCAAGGCGGATCTGCGCGGTGCCTGCCTCAGCGGCGCCGATCTCACCAATGCGATCCTGACCGAAGCCGACATGCGCGAGGGCGAGGTAGCTTATGTCGAGGAAGGCGACCTCACCACGAACCGGCAGAAGCTCACCCCCTCCGACATGACGGCCGCGGTGATGCGGCGGGCGGATCTGAGCCGCGCCCGCTTCTCCAAGGCCTCCGGCGCGCAGGTCGATCTGAGCGACGCGGTGCTGCGCGGCGCGCGCATGAATGGCGCCGATTTGCGCAACGCCAATTTGACCGGCGCCATCCTGGTGCAGGCGGACCTGACCGATTCCAATTTGAGCGGCGCCACGTTGTTCGGTGCGGTTCTGACCGACTCGACCTTGACCCGCGCCGACGTGACCGGCGCCAAGCTGTTCGGCACCATCATGAACGGCGACATCAGCAAATCCGGCGCCAAGGGCACGCCGGTGAAGCCGGGAACGCCGCCGCCGAAGCCGATCGCCGAGATGATCGCGGCGCACCTGGAATGGGTGGAATCCGGCGGCGCCAAGGGGGTCCGCCTGGAGCTTCCGGGCGCCGATCTGAAGGGTGCGGATTTCCGCGACGCCAACCTCGCCGGCGCCAAGCTCACCGGGGCCGAGCTGGCGCGCGCGAATTTCAGCGGCGCCAGGCTGCTTTTTGCCGATTTCGGCTTCTGCGACATGCGCGATGCGAAGCTGCGTCGCGCCGATCTGCGCGGCGCCGATTTCAGCCGCGCGTTTGCTGGCGGCGCCGATCTGAGCGAGGCCATCCTCGGGCTCCATGGCAAGGGTTCGAGCGATCCGGTGAGACCGACCAAGCTCACCAAGGCCCGGCTGTGGAGCGTGCGCCTCAAGGGTGCGCATCTCTGCCGCGTCGATTTGAGCGGCGTCGACCTGACCGGCGCCGACTTGACCCAGGCCGATCTGCGCGAAGCCGATCTGCGCGGCGCCACGGTGACGCCCGAGCAGCTGGCGGTGGCGATCACCACCCTCTCCGGCACCGCCGACTGA